The sequence GTAGTCGCGCATGCCCTCAATAAAAAGCAATTCACTTAAAAGCACTTTTTCAATTTTATAATCTGATTTTACAAAGAAAAAATCGCGCTCTTCGGCCGCCAATCGGTTCATCTGAAAAAACACTTTTTCTACAGATTGAATAAATCTTTCGATACTAAAGGGCTTTAATAAATAATCGGTCACATTTAGTTCATATCCTTTTAAAGCGTAACTGTCGTATGCAGTTGTAATAATAACGTGTGGTTTTTTATCAAGTGATTCGAGGAGTTGAATGCCATTGAGTTCATCCATTTTGACATCCAGGAAAATCAGATCCACTGCCTGTGTTTTTAGAAATCCAATCGCTTCGAAGCCATTATCAAAAGCCCGTAGAAGTTTGAGATACGGGATTTTCTCCACGTAGCTCTTTGTGCGTTTCAAAGCCAGGGGCTCATCTTCTACCAGGATGCAATTAATTATCATCTAACTGAATTTCGAGTGTTACAAGATACCAATTGTTTTCTTCTTTTGTAAAAAGCCTGTATTTACTGGAATAGAGAAGATCTAACTTTTGTTTTAGAAGTTGGCTGCCAATTCCGCTTTTTTCAGATTTCTCTGCTGATCTTTCGTTGATGTGATTTTTACAGTGAAAGACTAATTTAGTTTCTTCAGTTTTGATTTGAATAGTGATGGCATTTTTAATTTTTTTATTACTGGCATATTTAAAAGCATTTTCAATAAAGTGAATCAGGATCATCGGCGAAATGGTTTTATCACTTGTATCTCCAGTTACCTCCAAGGTCACAAAACTCGCATTGGCAGTTCTTATTTTTTGAAGATCGATGTATTTTTGAATGTATGCTATTTCCTGAGCAAGCGCCACCTTATCGGCATTTGATTCGTAAAGCATAAACCGTAAAATGTCAGAAAGCTTTTTGAGATAAACAGAAGCTTGTTTTGGATCTTCTTCTATAAAGGCGTCAATGTTATTGAGATTGTTGAATAAAAAATGCGGATCTATTTTTGATTTTAAAAGCTCAAGTTGGCTGCTTACCTTATCTTTTTCTAATTCAGCTTTTAATTTTCTATCCTTCAGCCATTCAATAAAGATTCTGAACAGAAAACCGAAAACATTGAAGTACAAGACCGGACCAAGGATCGTAAAAGCCCGGGAAGATACGGGACTGGCTGGAAGCGAAATAATCAATGTGAAAGAAATATACACAGATGCTACCCAAAGCAAACGTAATGGCCGTTTTAAGAAAAAGTTTAAAGAAAAATACGAAGCGTAAAAAACACAGGAGCCAATAGAAAGTATAAATAGAATTACGGGAAAAGTTGTATGCACCTCATAAGTACCTTTTGCTGGATGAGTGTAAAGAATAAACCAGGCCTGTACCGCAGCCCATTGAAATAACTGCTCTATGAAACAAGCAGTAAAAATCCAGAAAAAAAGATGAAACATTACAAGAACAGACTTGTTCATAATTTAAAATATTAAGTTAAACAATGATGTAAAGGTCTGGCTTCATGCTTTGGTAAAAAAATAAGTTCTGCGTAATGGGGTTTTTTGCCTGCAAGAGCTGAATTCCCGAATTAATTGTAACCGTGTACAATCATAGTTAATGAGTTCTTTTTTAGATGGTGTTTAGCGCCTCTCTCAAATTTTACAAAAAAATACCTGTTTTAAAAATGTTATCTATGCTAAAAGTGATTCAGAACTTTTTTTTGTTTTGGTTCTGCGATTTAGAGTTTATAGTGTCTAAGTTCATTTCTCGACTACGCTCGAAATGACAATTATTGGTTAAGCCTCTTTCAGCACGGGCAATGTTAGTTTGATCGCGATTAACATACAGCGGATATTAAGGCCCGCAAATCGCGCAATAAGTGCCAGTTCAACTTAGAGACCGTCAGTTCAACCGAAGACTGTCAGTTCGAGACAGAGACTGTCAGTTCGAGACAGAGACTGTCAGTTCGAGCGTAGTCGAGGACAGTTCAACCCATAGACTGTCAGTTCGAGCGTAGTCGAGAACAGTTCCACCAAGAGACCGTCACTTCGAACGATAGAGTGTCAGTTCGAGCGTAGTCGAGAACAGTTCCACCGAGAGAGACTGTCAGTTCGAGCGTAGTCGAGAACAGTTCAACCGATAGACTGTCAGTTCGAGCGGATCAGGCGCAAAATCTGTGGAGTAAAATTTAGGCAAATAGTTTAGAGAGTCTAAATAGGAAGAAATTTACATCTGTAACTCCTCGGTATTGCGCTCTAAAAGCTTTGATTTTCGCATTAAATGATTCGGCTGAGGCATTAGTACTTCTGTTATTAAAGTAGTTTAGTATTCTTTTGTAATTG is a genomic window of Sphingobacteriaceae bacterium containing:
- a CDS encoding DNA-binding response regulator; this encodes MIINCILVEDEPLALKRTKSYVEKIPYLKLLRAFDNGFEAIGFLKTQAVDLIFLDVKMDELNGIQLLESLDKKPHVIITTAYDSYALKGYELNVTDYLLKPFSIERFIQSVEKVFFQMNRLAAEERDFFFVKSDYKIEKVLLSELLFIEGMRDYRCIHTPAKRILTAQTFTELEKELPTSKFCRVHKSYLVSLDKIEVIERSRIRIKETYIPISETYKDVFYKLIGFGADGKK